The window actaaattgaaaataaaatcatttttcctaccttgtttggtgatttcatgagtctctggttgcactttcttcttccgattgtgcatccaatctttcttcccttctttcagcctttatgcttcttctcctccagacctcattccctcccccaactttttcttcctctctccctgccctttctttttccctgcctccctttcttttttttctctcttcatgccccctttcatttttttctgtttcccttctttccttctgtgtccctgccttccccctttctttctttctccctaccctccaccaagccactgctaccaccatcggggaacaggcccccaagccgccgccgccgctgccatcaggtaacaggccccaaagtcgCCACCGCTGCCacaccaagctctctctgcttccctgcgggccaaccagccttcctctccccgatgtcaattctgccgtcggagaggaagttccgcctagccaatcagcgattggctggcccgaacttcctctccgacggcagaattgacgtcggggagaggaaggctgatcggcccgttaGATCGCCCTGgcaatctaccggtcgatcgcgattgacctattgggcaTCCCtgttgtacaccgtttagacacttgttttgctagatggtatatcaaaaataaaaaaaacttgaacTTCTTATAGATTGTTTTTACATTTAATTTTTCAGAATTATTATGGGACCAGTTTATGATTGCAAAATTGTATGAAACTTTGGACATATAAGCTGAATGATGGATTGTATCTTATTCCATGCTGCTGGATCACTTTTCAGTATTGGTTTGAGTCTCTTGTAATATTCTTTACTGACCATTTTTCTCAGTAATTTATGCTGGTTATCGTTCGTTCTTCCACTTGAAGGTATTTATACAGTATACAGATGCAGGCTTCCACTCCTCCTGAAATATTTATCACATGAGAACATTTCAATGGTTtctcattggggggaggggctatGCCTCCAAATGGGTCAATGTTGTGCATAAAAGAGGAATTAGAAAATGCCAAACCCAAAATAAGCAATAGATCTGGACAAGAAGGTTGGTTCTACAATGACAGCAAACTACCACACAACCACAGTAGAACCAATCCTCTCGTTCAGATCTATTAATTTTGCATTATACATGGCTTCCCATGCAATATCACTTCCACCATAAGATTTTAACCTTTGCTCACCGTGCTTTTTATGAAGGCCTTCCCCTTTACCTTGCTAATCTTATTTCCCTTGGGACATcgatttacccccctcttttactaaggcatgctagcatttttagcacacgctgctCCCCCTGCGCTacgcgtaaaaactaacgccagctcaatggtggcattagcatctagcgcacgtggcaattcagcgagcgctaaaaccgctagtgcagcttagtaaaaggagcccttagtcttcaaCATCACTTTATAAAAAGTGTTTagttctgcccctcccccccctttcacaGGTCCACTTAGAatccacataacataacataaaattgaaTTTCTAGCCCGCATAACCACggagttcaatgtggtttacaaaaattaaataataacaaAGGAAGGAGGCAGTGAAGGTCTAATCaacaagatattttgaaaaaaagatcttttcagttgttttctgaaATGTACGTAAGAATGAGATGAAAACAATAGGTGTCAAAAATCCTTATCATAGAAAGCTGcctgaaatgaaagagcatgatcatgatatttcttacttttacagcccgtGACGGGAGGAAATACGAAAAGGGCGTGAGATCTTCTATTGTTCCTTTGAGAAGCTAATGAAAATCGATCGACTAGGTAGAGTGGGGCATGACCAAAAGCAACCTTGTAATAAATACAACCCAATTTAAAGAGAATATGAGCttccacaggaagccaatgtaatttacGGTAAAAGGGCCGAACTTCTTCAGACCATAGATAAGTCTCACCACAGAATTCTCAATAAGTCTTAATCTGGCCATATTTTTCTTGGTACTAGAAATGTaaacaatgttacagtaatccagattttttttttaaaatttatatatacagtaaaaccttggattgcaagtaaccaggtttgcaagtgttttgcaagacaagcaaaatattttattaaattttaacttgatatacaaataatgtcttgcaatacaagtacatacagtatacagacatcacagctgagccgatggttcttctcgctctgatactgcaagagtgtagtgactgttctaaacgagcaaagtcttgcaacaccagtacatacagtatacacgcgtcacatcatcacagctgagctgatggttcttctctttctgacgctgcaggagtgtagtgactgttctaaacgagcgaagtcttgcaatacgagtacatacagcatacacgggtcacatcatcacagctgagctgatggttcttctctttctgacgctgcaggagtgtagtgactgttctaaatgagtaaagtcttgcaatagttttcaagtttcaagtattattaaaattttgatgtatcgcaatatcattaattcaaagcaatttacaatttaaaagagggtcttaattattaactaaaaccaacacaaacggacctgacgtaccaatacataagggaagtagggagaactacaataagtataggatacatacaaggaaaatacaaatggaGGGTAAGAAACTTTAAAAGTATAATAGAaagttaagaattttttttttttaattcaatttctcagAGCCTAAGACAGAGGACTAATGAGTTTAAGCaaatacgtatagtattttgtattaaagtttttgggttgtggaacgaatcgtctgagtttccattatttcctatggggaaattcgctttgatatacaagtgctttagattacaagcatgcttctggaacgaattgtgctcgcaaaccaaggttttactgtttacctaaatggtttacatctcgttacatacataattcagtaagacaaataaaatcaaataaacattaacatataatcatcgGAAAatcacatatagggctccttttacaaaagcgcgctagcggggttaacgcgcacgacttttcatcacaagctaacccctgcactggccaaaaaatagcacctgctcaagaggaggtggtagcggttagcgcagccggtggtttagtgcacgctattacacgcgttaaaccgctaacgcgcctttgtaaaaggagcccatagtgcccATCAAAAGAGCAATCGCAAAGATCAGTTTCAGCATTACAGTGCCCACAAAAAcattccttgattttaaatggttacaaaatcaaaaacttattggaatatgtttataaataagactagtctttaagcccattacattaacgggtgctagaatagatgagtgtgtgtgtgtgtctttctttctttctttctctctccttggccactttctgtctttctttctgtctctctctttcctcggctgtccaccaccaccccttgcctgcttcccctgtccagcaatagcccttctcccttccttttacttcccccatgttcagcagcaccccttccctgctccccctgtccagcagcagcctttctcccttcgttttacctcccccagtccagcagcacctcttccctgctccccctgtccagcagtagcccttctcccttcgttttatctcccccctgtccagcagcacttcttccctgctccccctgtccagaagcccttctcccttcgttttacctcccccctgtccagcagcacctcttccctgctccccctgtccagcagtaggccttttccctccccctgtccagcagcacctcttccctactccccctgtccagcagtaggcctcccttccttttacctctcccccgtccagcagcaccccttatctgatccctgtccagtagtaccccttctcctttccctgctccccttgtccagcatccgctagcccgggcagcctcggggcttttgctaggccggcccacctcgcattatcaaagtgggccggcctagcaaatgccccgcggctgctgtgtttgctggtccgggggtgagaagaggcatcccagcagcagcagcgcaggagtcaaactgcCACCGCCACTCAAATCACTGCACACGCCGCAAGCCGGCGCATGCGCCTCAAGCCGCCACATGCGCTGCAAATAGAATACAGCCACGGAAGCACACAGCACAGTGGCAGGAATCacagttagcaagatcttacacaatcacttgcactttcacccttataagctgcaactggtgcagaagttacaactttcagacaatgcaacgcgacaaaatgaccaggtgttcttcaagtggcccccgagatcaccggacattactgtttgtgactttttcctttggggataCCTACCTtcactacccgcaactatggatgatctgcaggaacacatcactgaagctataaacgtgaTCACaccggatatgcttcggagagtctggtccgagctcgattatcgcatcaatgtttgccgagtaacaggtgggggggcgcacatcgagtgtatgtaatcaacagacaCCATATGAAACTTTGTGAGTTGATTAAACTGTAGCTTccaaggtgaaagaatattccaataaattttggttttgtaaaccatttaaaatcaaggagtgtttttgaggGCAtcctgtattttagaacagaatctgtTGATATAGAGGTTGTTCTAAACCagaggttcccaaacctgtcctggaggacccccaggccagtcgggttttcaagatagccctaatgaatatgcatgacagagatttgcatataatggagatgccaggaatgcagatctgctccatgcatattcattagggctagcctgaaaacccgactggcttgggggtccttcaggacaggtttgggaaccactggtctaaactatAGAGAAATGGATGCTAATGCATAAGAATGCAGGcaacagaaacatccattttacaaaaataaaggtGTTCAAAGCTGGCACATCACCAGTTGTCAAAAAACCTGTTATATGCTGGAAAATAACTTGTCTTAAAAACATAACCACTTATTATCCTGACATGGCCCTAAAGACCAGTTTGGAGTTGGAGGGGACAAAAAACACGGGGTGGGGGGATTAAGGGGATAACCCTTCCCCCTAAATCCTCCAGTGGCGTGCTACTCAATAGTAGCTTTTTCCCAAATCCTAAACGTGCTtgggagcagtggcgtagtaagtgggAGGGgcgagggggcggtccaccccaggtgccatcttcctaagggcgcagcacccctcctcccctcccccactcctctccttcccctgtacctttttttacttccctggcgcaaATTTGCTGCCTGCTtcggcattggcgctctctctgacatcacttctgggacccgcacctaagaaatgacatcagagagcaaGCCAACACCAACGTGGGCAcactgctcacgccggagaagttaaaaggtGTGGGGAAAGAGGGGGGTTGCCGCTCACCCTTGCCGCACCACTGCTTGGGAGTAGCTGTGATTCTCAACATTGATATTTTAGGACACAGTTTAATCCCCTTCTGAAATGGATACCAAACATCTATGGACATGCCCTGCCCTTTCCTAATTAATCCAAACATTAGAAGTACTAATTAATGAAACTGAAACCTTATCACACTTTATATAGAGCTATATGTTCACCGCTTAACATATAGCTGCCATATATGTAAGAGATTTTTGTACGAACCTTCAGAGTGCAGCCAGGCATTTCATACTACTGGCTGCAAAAGTCTTCGTCAGTCCCAAGCCTTTATTGCAACTTTTTCTTTAATAGCTTGTTAGcttcaattttttcttttcttttttcacttTTCTTACGTTATCCATAAAATTAGTGTAAACCACTTCTTATAGTGGATTCTCAAATTTCATCTACGCCACCTCTCCTGACATTCATGTTTCaaagaaactttcttcagggtcgaggggaacaaTTGAGGGAGCTGTAGTTCAGTGTATAAGAAAAGAGAATCCACTAGAAGAAGTGGTTTACGCTAATTTtatgcaagggaagatcatgtcaaacaaacttactgcacttctttgaaaggataaacagccagatggacaaaggggaacccaaagacatcatttatctcgacttccaaaaagcctttgacaaggtaccccatgagcggttacttaggaagctgtggaaccacggggtggagggggacgtgcacagatggttggcgggcagaaagcaaagggttggagtgaagggccactactcggactggaggagggtcacgagcagtgttccgcaggggtcggtactcgggccgctgttgttcaatgtatttataaacgacctagaaacggggacgaagtgtgaagttataaagtttgcGGATAAAACTAAACTCTGTAACAGGGTCAGAAcagcggaagaatgtgaagacctacaaagggacctaaacaaactggaggagtgggcaaataaatggctaatgaactttaacatagagaaatgcaaggtcatgcatttagggaaaaagaacccgatgttcagctacaaaatggggggaacagtgctaggggtaagcaaccttgaaaaggacttgggtgtgctggtggatacaacaatgaaaccagcggcacaatgtgcagcagcctcaaagaaagcgaatagaatgttgggcattattaagaagggtattacaaccaggacgaagaaaGTGATCATGCTGCtatatcgtgcgatggtgcgcccacacctggagtactgtgtccaatattggtcgccgtacctcaagaaggacatggcgatactcgagagggtttagAGAAGAacgacaaaactgataaaaggtatggaaaacctttcatacgctgacaggttagaaaggctggggctcttctccctggaaaagcggagactcagaggagacatgatagagactttcaagatcatgaagggcatagagaaggtagaaagggacagattcttcagcctattgggaccAACAacaacaagggggcactcagaaaaattgaaaggggacaggtttagaacaaatgctaggaaattctttttcactcagagggtggtggacacctggaatgcgcttccggagattgtgataggacagagtacgctcCGGGGTTTCAAAAAAggactggataaattcctgaaagatacggggactgagggatacagatagggataGATATAGATTAGGAAAAGGTAAAGATATAAGGATAAAGGGGATCAAAGGGTTacacaaggatcaccttacaggtcatagacctgatgggccaccgagggagcggactgctgggtgcgatggaccttttggtctgacccagtggaggcaatttcttatgttcttataagaagtttataaaagaaaaattgaaGCTAACAAGCCATTAAAGAAAACGTTTCAATAAAGGCTAGGACTGACGAAGACTTTAGCAGCCTTTAGTATGAAATGCCTGGCCGCACTCTGAAGGTCCGTACAAAAATCTCTTGCATATGTGGCCGCTATATGGTAAGCGGTGAACATATAGCTCTATATATAGTGGGATAAGGTTTCAGTTTCATTAATTAGTACTTTTCATATTTGGCAAAGAATTTTCAGTGGCAAAGAATTTGAGCAttagctttaagaacataagaattgccactgcagggtcagaccagtggtccatcgtgcccagcagtcggctcacgtggaggcccccaggtcaaagaccagtgctctaaatgagtccagcctcacctgcgtacgttccagtttagcaggaacttgtccaactttgtcttgaatccctggaggggattCCAGGAGTTGGAGCATGTACCATTTTTTTAGTACTCTATATTGTCTATTGGTTAAGAAGCCTTGGAACCAAGGAGATTCCTAGCTCAGATAgtctgtttagtaaaagggagtggTTTGCCATGTCCAATGCCATTGAAACATCAAACTGCAGTAGCAGTGTTTGATCTCCCATACTCGGCGTTGATCTCACGCTGGACACTAAATCAACCAGACATGTCGCTGTGCTATGTGTGTTCCTAAATCCATGTTGGGATGTTAGTAGTAAGTTTCCAGTGTGTAATATAATCTTTTAGTTGCGAAGCTACTACGAACTCTTATCAGTTTTGTCAGGAAGGGTATACGTGCTACCAGTCTATAGTTTGCTGCTTGAGCTGGATCaaggttttcttctttttccttcctACTATATTCCCACATACAAGTCATTTTTCACAGCTTCAGGTTGCtttcagaacttttttttttttttcaaaatttttattttaacaaattCACATACAAAGGAAATACAACAGTCAGAACACGTACATGACCTATACAAAACGAAAGATAAGATAGTCATCTGCGGGGTTTCTGCACGGAGACTAAAGAACTCAATGAAACAAGTTaaaaacccaccccccaccccatcactCCAGTGTCAAagcaccaaaaataaaaaattcaacaGAGCACTTTGGGCTCCATGGGACAAGCTATCCCAAAAAGGAGCCCAAATGGCCTGGAAATTTCTCCAACAACCAGGCCCCAAATtcttaacatccaaatattcataccTTAACAGGGTGAACAGTTAATTTTTCCACATAGTAACCTCTGCCTAGCGCCACAATAAGTTGCTGTTAGTGAAttttggtatataaaatcttcgAATTCGGGTCTAGCTGTATTCCTattccctggtgttatgtagcagagcatgcaagttATGGATTCTTTTAGTGCGGTGCAtgagagttggcaggctagtagatccatgtaagTGGTGGACGTTTTGGCTAGTATATTCAGGTTTAGGGAGTTTCTAGctatgatggctagacctcctcctttttttaTTTCCCTGCAGACCacatgtggagaaaaaagcctcaaacttaAGCAGCAGCACAAATATAGAAACTTCTAGCTGCCTTCAACTGGCATAAAGAAAACCTCCACTGAGAACTTGCTCCATATTTCAAAAGGTCCAAGccgttgtctgtgcacaggaaagTTAGAAAAACATTTATCTTTAGCTGGAGAATCAAACACTCGGTTCATAGTCTCCAATTGTTCACAAAATCTTCAAGTCTTTAAACCTTCAAACACTCCAGATGTTACACccgggatctcaaagtccctccttgaaggccgcaattccgtcgggttttcaggatttccccaatgaatatgcattgaaagcagtgcatgcacatcaatctcatgcatattcattggggaaatcctgaaaacccgactggattgcggccctcaaggagggactttgagacccctgcattacACTGTTCCAGCACAAGAATTCATAATCCCAACAAGGACCTTGTTTCACCAGATCACCTGGCTGCGTCAGGGAAAGTCCTTCAAATCTGTGTCTCATACCATGACAGGAATGAGCCTCACTCCTTAGCCAGAgttatgatctcagtctctcagattTCCTGCTAACGTCCGCCAAAGAGAGCTTCTTTCTGGACTTCATAAGATGTAACATGTATAGGCAGCTTATTCAGGTGCACTTGGAAGTTCTTTTTTTGCAAACCGTCTTTCCAACTGAAACATCACATTCAGAGAATTTAAGTGGTTTGACTTAGAGAGCAATTTCctcaaatgggttagttttgtgtACACTGcgacaggaatgaacctcactcctatgCCAGGAGTGTAATAGTAGCCTTTTTATCTTCAAGAGTCCGCCTAACTTTTTCATTAGTTTCTGTGAATTATCTCTTGCTGTAGTGGGTCAAGATCAACATGGCCAACGGCTGTAACAGGGATGTTATCTTCTCCTGAAGCTTCTGCATTATCAGTATGACCACCATTAGCCCTAGTGCGTAAGCCAGAAGTGGATACAGACTTCCTTAACATTTGTATACTCCTAATTAACTTTTTGTGTGTTCGTTATCTAAAAGAAACAGTGGCTTTCACAAGGCATTCACATAATTATGTGTAAGTCTATATATAAAGACAGTTCTCCTGTTTCCTCCAAAATCTTTATCTTGCTCTTCCCTGATTATTTAAACAATGGTATATAGATTTACTTATGTCTTAGAAGTCACAAGTCAAACTTTTGAACTTCCTTAGCATTAGCTAAAATGTAGCATCAGCAATTTAAACCTTCCAATCCTTAATTACAATTGCCTCAGACTGTGTCACTATAGATCCATCTGAGTCCCAATCTTTAATATACaccttattttaattcattcttaaCCTCAATTTTCTGACACCTTATCCATCACACGTGTAAGTTTCAGAAATTCCTCAACAATACCTTTTTATCATGGTGACTTCTGGCCAGCATGTATCCTTCTTTTCCGctatatagagcaatggtcagaccacacttggaatactgtgtccaacactggtctacctacctaaagaaggatataaccctactagagagggtgcagagacgaaccACAAAACTAATAGAAGGTATGAAGAATTTGAATTACGAAGAACGCCtcgaaaaactgggattgtttaccctccagaagagaaggctgtgaggggatatgatagagacttttaaaatactaaaaggtttcgacaaaatggagcaagaatcttcattattcacattgtcaacagTGACTCGAAccagaggtcatggactaaaacttaggggaggcagactcaggactaatatccggaagttctgcttcacacagcgagtggtcgggacgcctggaatgctctcccggaggaggttgtgacagagaccaccattctgggattcaagggcaagttggatgcacatcttcatgcaaatcacattgagggatacgggtgaacaaggtgtccattagagaacacctagcttggcctccgcgtgtgcaggtcgccggactagatggacctagggtctgatccggtgaaggcatttcttatgttccctTTCTATCATActtccttttactgagctgcgcaGCCGAGTGTCACATGGCAAATTCTTCAATGTtcatttaattcctatgagcgttagagtATTTATCACACTgtcaggcttagtaaaagggatggagagTTATATAGTAGTTTTGCCTTACTGGTATAGATGTTAAACAACAGGGTCACCGAATGAAAGTACTCAGCAAGTGCACAAAATGTGTTCCCTTCTTTTCAGATACACAAAAATTCACCAGTTTTTCTGCTGAATTGTTTTGTTGGGTTCCATTTTGTCCTTTCTAAATGGTTTGTTTCGCATGTGAGTTATTCTGTGCCTTTGCAGATGGCCTTTCTGACTGAAACATCTATCGCATTGAAAACATTTAAACGGTTTGTCTCCCATGTGAGTTATTTTGTGCACTTGCAGATGAGCTTTCTGACCAAaacatttatcacattcagaacatttaaatgttCTTGTGTGAGTCGTTTTGTGCCTTTGCAAGTCACTTTTCTGACTGAAACATTTATTACATTCAGGACACttaaatggtttgtctcccaCGTGATTCATTTTATGCCGTTGCAGGTGGGGTTTCTGACTGAaacatttatcacattcagaacactgAAATGGTTTGTCTCTTGTGTGAGTCATTTTGTGCCTTTGCAAGTCACTTTTCTGACTGAAACATTTATTACATTCAGGACACttaaatggtttgtctcccaCATGGTTCATTTTGTGCCGTTGCAGGTGGTGTTTCTGACTGAaacatttatcacattcagaGCACTTAAATGGTTTGTCGCCCGTGTGAGTCATTATGTGAAACTGTAGGTTAGCTTTCTTTTTGAAATACTTGTCACACTGAGAGCAtttaaatggtttgtctcctgtgtgatTCATTTTATGCGGCTGTAGATAGGTTTTCTGAATGAAACATTTAtcacattcaaaacatttaaatgGCTTGTCTTGGTTGGTAGAATCTCCAAATGAGTTAGTTTTGTGCTTTACTTGACTCTCATGAACCTCAGGCCTAAGACTGAGTGTGTGGTGCTCAACCATATGTAAGTCTGTGGTGACGTTTTCTCGAATATCGGCACTTTTTAAATGGTTTTCACCTTCTTTGAGTTCTCCAGTTTGTATAAATATCGGGGTGTAGTTGAAATTCCTCTCTGGTCCGTCTGATCTCTTTCTTTTTCgggttatttttttctctctggttgGTGTTCTGTCACTGACACCTTCCTCACAGTGAGCTGATGGATCTTGGCTGTTTCTGAAGGCGTCTTTTTGTTTCCAGTTCTCTCTCTGCTGCCCATCACACATTCTCATTCTTTTACTATTATTCCTGCATCCATCACCTGTTGGATAAAAATTAGAGTACGATCGTTAATTTtacaggaagtacttttttacccagagggtggtagacacatggaatactcttccagaggttgtgataggccagagcacagtacaggggttcaaggaaggtttggataggttcctaaaagataaagggattgaggggtacagatagaaccagaggtaggttataagaatggtcaggaaccacttcacaggtcatggacctgatgggccgccacgggagcggatcgctgggcgcgatggacctctggtctgacccagtggaggcaacttcttatgttcttatgtacagtaaTACAGGTGGACCATGGAGCATgaacaaaggaagaaaaatgtGCTTGTTTGGTGCATCTCATTCTCACCTCCAGTCTCTGCAGTGATTTCTTTCACTCTGTTCACAGTCACTAATCAAAAACTCTGCAACACCCTGCTGGAGACTTATTCAATCCAAGCTACATCACCTGTTTCATAGAGTTCTTTGTGTACGCCCTTGATAGGAAGATTTCCTCCTTCCTCTGATCCTCGAGGCTCAGCCCTGAATTCCTCTTCCTTAAATCGAATTATGATGTCAGGGTTGACATCAGGGAAGCCTGTTGTAGAAAACAGAGTTACAACTGGAACATGTCTTAAAGCTGACAACAGTGTCATAGAGTAACTAAGTAAATGAAACTAATTGTgacttttacttgtaaagaagtacaagAGAACATTTgctacttttactttttactgaaGTAATTATTTCACCATTTTTATGacttttacctagttacatcTGGTGCTTGCAGTTAAAGTAAAAGTGGACGTAAGATGACGATTCCTCAGTGTGACAGCAAAACCTGGTCACACAAACAGTGGATCATTGCATGTTAAATTACGCTGTTCAGTGAATCGAGCCTATGAGACCGGTGGAGTTGCCTGTGTTTGTTGAACTAGTTACTCGTCTCTAGCCAAACTGTTTGGTTTTGCTGtttgttttattgaatttataaccataaacatacataataaaaaatacatataaaacaaaCAAGATAAGCGACCAGCGCTTTCATCAATACAAATttcttaatgcccatatttcatcttgCAAAATAAACGCCTCTTCAGTCATTTCTTAAAACGCCTCGAAATTGCTTTGCATTCTAATGTGCAAAGGGAGCCTGAGGGCCTCTACAGGAGAACATGGTTGCACATGTGGTATTCAATCTCAATTCCCTTACCGATGGCACA is drawn from Geotrypetes seraphini chromosome 3, aGeoSer1.1, whole genome shotgun sequence and contains these coding sequences:
- the LOC117356625 gene encoding zinc finger protein 510-like, coding for MSTIVADQASVIFSDVAAYFWDVEWDILGEWQKELYKKVIKEIHSFLIAQGYSILNPDVIFKIKKEENKYFTQHCEMEGKENINDSTRNLPVVTSVFSLSIKQEEDLPFMDHPELETSQQINLPVTGFPDVNPDIIIRFKEEEFRAEPRGSEEGGNLPIKGVHKELYETGDGCRNNSKRMRMCDGQQRENWKQKDAFRNSQDPSAHCEEGVSDRTPTREKKITRKRKRSDGPERNFNYTPIFIQTGELKEGENHLKSADIRENVTTDLHMVEHHTLSLRPEVHESQVKHKTNSFGDSTNQDKPFKCFECDKCFIQKTYLQPHKMNHTGDKPFKCSQCDKYFKKKANLQFHIMTHTGDKPFKCSECDKCFSQKHHLQRHKMNHVGDKPFKCPECNKCFSQKSDLQRHKMTHTRDKPFQCSECDKCFSQKPHLQRHKMNHVGDKPFKCPECNKCFSQKSDLQRHKTTHTRTFKCSECDKCFGQKAHLQVHKITHMGDKPFKCFQCDRCFSQKGHLQRHRITHMRNKPFRKDKMEPNKTIQQKNW